In the Rhizobium sp. CB3090 genome, one interval contains:
- a CDS encoding RNA polymerase sigma factor: MTDLAWIDIAFTNARPQVLGALLRYFRNLDIAEEAFQEACLRALKTWPDKGPPRDPVAWLIFVGRNSGIDAVRKQSKTQGLPDEEVISDTGDAESDLAERLDGSNYRDDILRLLFICCHPDLPATQQIALALRVVSGLSVTQIARAFLVSESAMEQRITRAKARVAAAGVPFETPGAVERAERVALVSAMIYLIYNEGYSAGGPGREASAFADEAIRLGRLLLRIFPAEPEIMGLLALMLLQQSRNTARFDSDGQIILLEDQDRSRWNRQLIDEALALLDKAIRHRRPGSYQLQAAIAALHSRAKRAEDTDWAEIDLLYQTLERQHPSPVVTLNRAVAVAKLKGPEEALTLVEALTDRLDAYFYFHGLRGGLLAQLGRPQEAHVAFDRAIALAHSPAEAAHIRHQLDRLGASAPAIAK, translated from the coding sequence ATGACGGACCTCGCCTGGATCGATATCGCATTCACCAATGCCCGGCCGCAGGTGCTCGGCGCGCTACTGCGGTATTTCCGCAATCTCGACATTGCCGAGGAGGCATTTCAGGAAGCTTGCCTTAGAGCACTGAAGACATGGCCGGATAAGGGGCCGCCGCGCGATCCCGTTGCCTGGCTGATTTTCGTCGGCCGCAACAGCGGTATCGACGCGGTGCGCAAGCAGTCAAAGACGCAGGGTTTGCCGGACGAAGAGGTGATCTCCGATACCGGCGATGCCGAAAGCGATCTTGCCGAGCGGCTCGACGGCTCCAACTATCGTGACGATATTCTGCGGCTGCTGTTCATCTGCTGTCATCCGGACCTGCCGGCGACGCAACAGATCGCGCTGGCGCTGCGCGTTGTCTCCGGCCTTTCGGTGACCCAGATCGCCCGTGCCTTCCTCGTCAGCGAAAGTGCTATGGAGCAGCGCATCACCCGCGCCAAGGCGCGCGTTGCCGCGGCCGGCGTACCTTTCGAGACGCCGGGTGCGGTCGAGCGGGCCGAGCGCGTGGCGCTTGTCAGCGCCATGATCTATCTCATCTACAACGAGGGCTATTCCGCCGGCGGACCGGGCCGCGAAGCGTCCGCATTTGCCGATGAGGCTATCCGGTTGGGGCGGCTGTTGCTACGCATCTTTCCGGCGGAGCCTGAGATCATGGGCCTGCTGGCGCTGATGCTGCTGCAGCAATCGCGGAATACCGCCCGTTTCGATTCCGACGGCCAGATCATCCTGCTTGAGGATCAGGACCGGTCCCGCTGGAACCGCCAATTGATCGACGAGGCGCTTGCTCTGCTCGACAAGGCAATCCGCCACCGCCGTCCCGGATCCTATCAGCTTCAGGCGGCCATCGCCGCGCTGCATTCGCGCGCCAAGCGAGCCGAAGATACCGACTGGGCGGAGATCGATCTGCTTTACCAAACACTGGAGCGGCAGCATCCGTCGCCAGTCGTCACGCTGAACCGCGCCGTCGCAGTCGCCAAGCTTAAGGGTCCGGAGGAGGCGCTGACCTTGGTCGAGGCGCTGACGGATAGGCTCGATGCCTATTTTTATTTTCATGGGCTTCGCGGCGGTCTGCTCGCGCAATTGGGTCGGCCGCAGGAGGCGCACGTTGCCTTCGACCGTGCAATCGCGCTTGCCCATTCGCCCGCCGAAGCCGCCCATATCCGTCATCAGCTCGACCGTCTCGGCGCGTCGGCTCCGGCAATCGCAAAATAA
- a CDS encoding NnrU family protein: MSLLILGIILFLGIHLIRVVIPGFRRSMIASLGEAGWKIGYSIASIVTLILLIYGFGQARDSTPIWSPPFWMSHITILLMLFALICLVASLLPAGHIAVRTKHPMVLSVKIWAFAHLLSNGDGAAMLLFAAFLAWGVIMRISLKRRERAGEISLRPFVSAKYDLYAVVIGIVVWGLIIWKLHEWIIGVSPLVM, translated from the coding sequence ATGTCACTGCTTATCCTTGGCATCATCCTTTTCCTCGGCATTCATCTGATCCGCGTCGTGATACCCGGTTTCCGCCGCTCGATGATCGCGAGTCTTGGCGAGGCCGGCTGGAAGATCGGCTATTCGATCGCCAGCATCGTCACGCTGATTCTATTGATCTACGGCTTCGGGCAAGCGCGCGATTCGACCCCGATCTGGTCTCCGCCGTTCTGGATGAGCCATATCACCATTCTGTTGATGCTTTTTGCTCTGATCTGTCTCGTCGCCTCGCTGCTGCCGGCAGGGCATATCGCGGTCAGGACGAAGCATCCGATGGTGCTGTCGGTGAAGATCTGGGCCTTTGCGCATCTGCTTTCCAACGGCGACGGCGCCGCCATGCTGTTGTTTGCCGCGTTCCTCGCCTGGGGCGTTATCATGCGGATATCGCTGAAGCGGCGTGAACGCGCAGGCGAGATTTCTCTGCGGCCCTTCGTTTCGGCGAAATACGATCTTTATGCCGTCGTCATCGGTATCGTGGTCTGGGGATTGATCATTTGGAAGCTGCACGAGTGGATTATCGGGGTTTCACCGCTCGTTATGTGA
- the der gene encoding ribosome biogenesis GTPase Der — MSFTVAIVGRPNVGKSTLFNRLVGKKLALVDDTPGVTRDRRPGDARLVDLRFRIVDTAGLEEASEETLEGRMRAQTEAAIDEADLTLFVVDAKMGLTHVDKTLAEMLRKRGRPVVLVANKSEARGSDSGFYDAFTLGLGEPCPISAEHGQGMMDLRDAIIEALGHERAFPPKDDEAETNVSIPRPAIGEDGEEIDEEPAYDETRPLRVAIVGRPNAGKSTLINRFLGEDRLLTGPEAGITRDSISVDWSWRGRTVKMFDTAGMRRKAKVIEKLEKLSVADALRAIRFAETVVIVFDATIPFEKQDLQIVDLVVREGRAAVLAFNKWDMIEDRQAVLADLREKTDRLLPQARGIRAVPISGQTGEGLDRLMQAVVDTDKVWNKRVSTAKLNRWLETQQVQHPPPAVSGRRIKLKYMTQVKARPPAFMISCTRSDALPESYVRYLINGLRQDFAMPGVPIRIHFRSSENPYETKKKR; from the coding sequence ATGAGTTTCACGGTTGCGATCGTCGGTCGCCCGAATGTCGGCAAGTCCACTCTTTTCAACCGGCTGGTTGGCAAGAAGCTGGCGCTTGTCGACGATACGCCGGGCGTGACGCGCGACCGCCGTCCTGGCGATGCGCGCCTCGTTGATCTTCGTTTTCGTATTGTCGACACCGCTGGTCTCGAAGAAGCCAGCGAGGAGACGTTGGAAGGCCGCATGCGCGCCCAGACGGAAGCGGCGATCGACGAAGCCGATCTGACGCTGTTCGTCGTCGACGCCAAAATGGGCCTGACGCATGTCGACAAGACGTTGGCCGAAATGCTGCGCAAGCGCGGACGTCCGGTGGTTCTCGTCGCCAACAAGTCGGAAGCCCGGGGCTCGGATAGCGGCTTCTACGATGCTTTCACGCTTGGCCTTGGCGAGCCATGCCCGATCTCTGCCGAACATGGCCAGGGCATGATGGATCTGCGCGATGCCATCATCGAGGCGCTCGGCCATGAGCGTGCTTTTCCGCCAAAGGATGATGAGGCGGAGACGAATGTCAGCATTCCACGCCCTGCGATCGGTGAGGACGGGGAAGAGATCGACGAGGAGCCGGCCTATGACGAGACGCGGCCGCTGCGTGTCGCCATCGTTGGCCGCCCGAATGCCGGCAAATCGACGCTGATCAATCGCTTCCTTGGCGAAGATCGGCTGCTGACCGGTCCGGAAGCCGGAATCACCCGCGATTCGATCTCGGTCGATTGGAGCTGGCGCGGCCGGACAGTGAAAATGTTCGATACCGCCGGCATGCGCCGCAAGGCCAAGGTGATCGAAAAGCTTGAAAAGCTCTCCGTCGCCGACGCGTTGCGCGCCATTCGTTTCGCCGAGACCGTGGTCATCGTCTTCGACGCCACCATTCCGTTCGAAAAGCAGGACCTGCAGATCGTCGATCTCGTCGTCCGCGAGGGCCGGGCCGCCGTGCTTGCCTTCAACAAGTGGGACATGATCGAGGATCGCCAAGCCGTACTTGCCGATCTGCGCGAAAAGACCGATCGGCTGCTGCCGCAGGCGCGCGGCATTCGCGCCGTCCCGATTTCCGGTCAGACGGGCGAGGGGCTGGATCGGTTGATGCAAGCGGTCGTCGATACCGATAAGGTCTGGAATAAGCGCGTGTCCACCGCCAAGCTCAATCGCTGGCTGGAGACGCAGCAGGTTCAGCATCCGCCACCGGCCGTTTCCGGCCGGCGCATCAAGCTGAAATACATGACCCAGGTGAAGGCGCGTCCGCCGGCCTTCATGATTTCCTGCACGCGCTCGGATGCGCTGCCGGAATCCTATGTGCGTTACTTGATCAACGGCCTGCGTCAAGATTTCGCCATGCCGGGCGTGCCGATCCGCATCCATTTCCGCTCGTCGGAAAATCCTTACGAGACCAAAAAGAAGCGGTGA
- a CDS encoding YciI family protein: MLYAILCYNDEDAVFSWSKEEEDATMNRLRAVQAPLGEAGKLGPVARLMPTTAATTLRKGKNEPLIIDGPFAETKEQLLGFYVIDFETLDEAIEFSKKLAVANPGAGSYEIRPLYVFRPGTIAT, translated from the coding sequence ATGCTCTATGCGATCCTATGCTACAACGACGAAGACGCCGTGTTTTCCTGGTCCAAGGAGGAGGAAGACGCGACGATGAACCGGTTGCGGGCGGTGCAGGCGCCGCTTGGCGAAGCCGGCAAGCTCGGCCCGGTCGCGCGGCTGATGCCGACCACGGCGGCAACGACGCTGCGCAAGGGCAAGAACGAACCCCTCATCATCGACGGACCCTTTGCGGAAACGAAGGAGCAATTGCTCGGCTTTTACGTCATCGATTTTGAGACGCTAGACGAAGCAATTGAATTTTCAAAGAAATTGGCTGTCGCCAATCCTGGCGCCGGCTCCTATGAAATTCGCCCGCTTTATGTCTTTAGACCGGGGACGATCGCGACATGA
- a CDS encoding type II toxin-antitoxin system prevent-host-death family antitoxin — protein MTIMSSREFNQDTSGAKRAASEGPVFITDRGKPSHVLLSMDEYLKLAKKGNIIDALAMPGGEDIDFEPPRMTNFSPKPVDLS, from the coding sequence ATGACAATCATGAGCAGTCGAGAGTTCAATCAAGATACGAGCGGCGCTAAACGTGCGGCTTCGGAAGGCCCGGTTTTTATTACGGATCGCGGCAAGCCTTCGCATGTGCTGCTCAGCATGGATGAGTATCTGAAATTGGCGAAGAAGGGCAACATCATCGATGCATTGGCGATGCCTGGTGGCGAGGACATTGATTTCGAGCCACCACGAATGACAAACTTCAGCCCGAAGCCGGTTGATCTTTCCTGA
- a CDS encoding type II toxin-antitoxin system VapC family toxin, translating to MYLLDTNIVSDVRRARSGKADQAVLDWIASVPEQLLFISAVTLFEIELGILQVERRDKVQGAALRSWMEQGVKAAFQHRVVAINDQIALRCAYYSVPDPRELRDAFIGATAWERGFILVTRNTRHFQGMDIELLNPWST from the coding sequence ATGTACCTGCTCGACACCAACATTGTTTCCGATGTTCGCCGAGCTCGTTCGGGAAAGGCAGACCAAGCGGTATTGGATTGGATAGCGTCTGTTCCGGAGCAGCTCCTTTTTATATCGGCCGTTACACTCTTCGAAATTGAGCTTGGCATCTTGCAGGTGGAGCGCCGTGATAAAGTTCAGGGAGCTGCGCTGCGAAGCTGGATGGAGCAAGGTGTGAAAGCTGCGTTTCAGCACCGCGTAGTTGCGATCAACGATCAGATTGCGCTGCGTTGCGCTTACTACAGCGTGCCCGATCCGCGGGAATTGCGGGATGCCTTCATTGGTGCGACCGCATGGGAACGAGGCTTCATTCTCGTGACCCGCAATACGCGTCATTTTCAGGGAATGGACATAGAGCTGCTAAATCCTTGGAGCACCTAG
- the sbmA gene encoding peptide antibiotic transporter SbmA translates to MFHSFFPQPKLFFTSMVVWTIFCIAVWYASFSDLGTHLGFVMPPEGQEPYDLSYFVLWGNLWFYGFFFLCTAIFCGAWHIKAWNHPWKLWSIWGSALIILVTYFGVQVSVVVNNFRRPFGDLLQAALTKQPGVTVESFYTLMIIFAQIAFLSMFVSILTDFYTSHYIFRWRTAMNSFYMSKWEKLRHIEGASQRVQEDTMRFSSTLEGLGISLINSVMTLIVFLPILLALSSYVTELPIIGKISHSLFWLALFWSAFGTVLLAVAGIKLPGLNFKNQRVEAAYRKELVYGEDNGERAQPATVRELFANVRRNYYRIYFHYVYFNIARYFYLQADSMFVLFMLVPTFVAGAITYGIYQQIATAFGQVSNSFQYLVNSWTTIIELLSIHKRLKTFEAAIDDEPLPKIDQHYLERDPSVVHVDG, encoded by the coding sequence GTGTTTCACTCCTTCTTCCCTCAGCCAAAGCTGTTCTTCACCTCGATGGTGGTCTGGACGATTTTCTGCATAGCAGTCTGGTATGCGTCTTTCTCCGATTTGGGGACGCATCTCGGTTTCGTCATGCCGCCGGAAGGGCAGGAACCATACGATCTCAGCTATTTCGTGCTGTGGGGAAATCTCTGGTTCTACGGGTTTTTCTTTTTATGCACCGCGATCTTCTGTGGGGCATGGCACATCAAAGCCTGGAATCATCCTTGGAAACTCTGGTCGATCTGGGGCTCGGCACTGATCATTCTGGTCACCTATTTTGGTGTCCAAGTATCTGTCGTCGTCAACAATTTCCGCCGTCCTTTCGGTGACCTCTTGCAGGCTGCGCTTACAAAACAGCCTGGGGTGACGGTGGAGAGCTTCTACACGTTGATGATAATCTTCGCGCAGATCGCTTTCCTTAGCATGTTCGTCTCCATCCTGACGGACTTCTACACCAGCCATTATATCTTCCGCTGGCGCACGGCGATGAACAGCTTCTACATGTCGAAATGGGAAAAGCTGCGTCACATCGAAGGCGCTTCGCAGCGTGTGCAGGAAGATACGATGCGCTTTTCGAGCACGCTGGAAGGATTGGGTATCAGCCTGATCAACTCGGTGATGACGCTGATCGTCTTTCTGCCGATCTTGCTCGCGCTTTCGAGCTATGTCACCGAACTGCCGATCATCGGCAAGATTTCCCATTCGCTCTTCTGGCTGGCACTCTTCTGGTCGGCTTTCGGTACGGTGCTGCTGGCGGTTGCCGGCATCAAGCTGCCCGGCCTGAATTTCAAGAACCAGCGCGTGGAAGCGGCTTACCGCAAGGAGCTCGTTTACGGCGAAGATAATGGCGAGCGTGCCCAGCCGGCGACCGTCAGAGAGCTCTTCGCGAATGTGAGGCGGAACTACTACCGCATTTACTTCCACTACGTCTATTTCAACATCGCCCGCTATTTCTATCTGCAGGCCGACTCGATGTTCGTATTGTTCATGCTGGTTCCGACGTTTGTCGCCGGCGCGATCACCTACGGCATATATCAACAGATCGCGACCGCCTTCGGTCAGGTCAGCAATTCATTCCAGTATCTCGTCAACTCCTGGACGACGATCATCGAGCTTCTGTCGATCCACAAGCGCCTTAAGACTTTCGAAGCGGCGATCGATGATGAGCCGCTGCCGAAGATCGACCAGCATTACCTGGAGCGAGATCCTTCCGTCGTCCATGTCGACGGCTGA
- the map gene encoding type I methionyl aminopeptidase, producing MIISNDDELTKLKEIGRICANAIQAMAAALEPGITTLELDNIGRKVLEDAGARSAPELVYKFPGATCISVNEEVAHGIPGPRVIQAGDLVNLDVSAEKDGFFSDTGSSFAVPPVKPKIERLCRDGKRALWVGLNQVRSGAPFSKIGHAVGAFAQKNRYTLIANLASHGIGRSLHEEPAEVSTWADPDETRIMQDGLVFTVEPFLSLGGSWAEGGDDAWTLYADPRAPTVQFEHTVVATRNGPMILTLADN from the coding sequence ATGATCATCTCGAACGACGACGAACTGACCAAGCTGAAAGAGATCGGCCGCATCTGCGCCAACGCCATACAGGCGATGGCGGCGGCGCTGGAGCCGGGGATCACCACGCTGGAACTCGACAATATTGGCCGCAAGGTGCTGGAGGATGCCGGCGCGCGCTCGGCGCCGGAACTCGTTTATAAATTTCCCGGCGCCACCTGCATCAGCGTCAATGAGGAGGTTGCGCACGGCATTCCCGGTCCGCGGGTGATCCAGGCCGGCGATCTCGTCAATCTCGACGTTTCGGCTGAGAAGGATGGCTTCTTCTCCGACACCGGCTCGTCCTTTGCCGTGCCGCCGGTCAAGCCGAAGATCGAACGTCTTTGCCGCGACGGCAAGCGGGCGCTCTGGGTCGGGCTGAACCAGGTGCGCAGTGGCGCGCCATTCTCGAAGATCGGCCACGCCGTCGGCGCTTTTGCCCAGAAGAACCGTTACACGCTGATCGCCAATCTGGCGAGCCATGGCATCGGCCGTTCGCTGCATGAAGAGCCGGCGGAGGTGTCTACCTGGGCCGACCCGGACGAGACCCGCATCATGCAGGACGGCCTCGTTTTCACCGTCGAGCCGTTCCTGTCACTCGGCGGAAGCTGGGCGGAGGGCGGCGATGATGCCTGGACGCTCTATGCCGATCCCCGCGCGCCTACGGTTCAGTTCGAGCATACCGTCGTCGCCACCCGCAATGGGCCGATGATCCTGACCTTGGCGGACAACTGA
- a CDS encoding LLM class flavin-dependent oxidoreductase: MELGLYTFADVNPDPALNKGAEAARRLKNLIEEIELADQVGLDVFGLGEHHRPEYAASAPAVALAAAAAKTKNIRLSSAVTVLSSDDPVRVFQQFATLDLISNGRAEIMAGRGSFIESFPLFGYNLEDYDQLFEEKLDLLLAIRESEQVSWAGDLRAPIQGRGVYPRPLQDPLPIWIAVGGTPQSVARAGALGLPMALAIIGGEPRRFAPLIDLYREAARRAGQDAARLKTSINVHGFVADTTEAAADQFYGPQAEVMNRIGRERGWGPTSRAHFDQSRGSHGALFVGAPEVVAEKIVAHHKLFRNDRFLLQMAIGTMPHEQIMHGIELYGTKVAPLVRKALTGESEGAKATA; encoded by the coding sequence ATGGAACTTGGCCTCTATACCTTCGCTGACGTTAATCCCGATCCCGCTCTCAACAAGGGTGCGGAGGCGGCGCGTCGCCTGAAGAATTTGATCGAGGAGATCGAGTTGGCCGATCAGGTCGGTCTTGATGTCTTCGGGCTCGGAGAGCATCACCGGCCGGAGTATGCAGCATCGGCTCCGGCCGTCGCGCTTGCGGCGGCTGCGGCAAAGACGAAGAACATTCGGCTCAGCAGCGCTGTCACAGTACTGAGCTCGGACGATCCGGTGCGCGTATTCCAGCAGTTCGCGACGCTCGACCTTATTTCCAACGGCCGCGCCGAGATCATGGCGGGCCGAGGCTCGTTCATCGAATCCTTTCCGCTCTTTGGTTACAATCTCGAAGATTACGACCAGCTCTTCGAGGAAAAGCTCGATCTGCTGTTGGCGATCCGTGAGAGCGAGCAGGTGAGTTGGGCGGGCGATCTCCGCGCACCGATTCAAGGGCGAGGAGTCTATCCCCGACCGTTGCAGGATCCGTTGCCGATCTGGATCGCAGTCGGTGGTACGCCGCAGTCGGTCGCGCGCGCCGGGGCTCTTGGCCTGCCGATGGCGCTTGCCATCATCGGCGGCGAGCCGCGCCGGTTTGCGCCGCTCATCGATCTCTATCGCGAGGCTGCTCGCCGCGCAGGGCAGGATGCCGCCAGGCTGAAGACCAGCATCAATGTTCATGGTTTCGTTGCCGATACGACCGAGGCCGCCGCCGATCAGTTCTACGGACCGCAGGCCGAGGTGATGAACCGCATCGGGCGCGAGCGTGGCTGGGGGCCGACAAGCCGGGCGCATTTCGATCAATCGCGCGGGTCGCATGGTGCTCTCTTCGTCGGCGCTCCCGAAGTGGTGGCGGAGAAAATCGTCGCTCATCACAAGCTGTTCAGGAACGACCGCTTCCTGCTGCAGATGGCGATCGGCACGATGCCGCATGAGCAGATCATGCACGGCATCGAGCTTTACGGCACGAAAGTCGCGCCGCTTGTCAGAAAGGCATTGACTGGAGAAAGCGAAGGGGCGAAAGCGACGGCTTGA
- a CDS encoding PadR family transcriptional regulator, with the protein MRGFKGGMFGGGFRTGRKFDAADLQLIILALLSEQPRHGYELIKTLEERSGGFYVPSPGVIYPALTYLEETGLAEVEASGTKKLYRITESGQKRVQENQALVEATLAKLSAIGEKMAHVRRVFGGEDAGDDEGREGPFGRDAGDVHLARQLLRSALRSKYPWSKAEGARIAAILERAAADIIRGETKAED; encoded by the coding sequence ATGAGAGGCTTCAAGGGCGGCATGTTCGGCGGCGGGTTTCGGACCGGCCGGAAATTCGATGCCGCCGATCTGCAGCTCATCATTCTCGCCCTGCTTTCCGAGCAGCCGCGACATGGCTACGAACTGATCAAGACCCTGGAAGAGCGCTCCGGCGGCTTCTATGTGCCGAGCCCCGGCGTCATCTACCCCGCCCTCACCTACCTGGAAGAGACGGGTCTGGCCGAAGTCGAAGCGAGCGGCACGAAGAAACTCTACCGCATCACCGAAAGCGGTCAGAAGCGTGTCCAGGAAAACCAGGCGCTGGTCGAGGCGACGTTGGCCAAGCTTAGCGCCATCGGCGAGAAGATGGCGCATGTCAGGCGCGTCTTTGGCGGCGAGGATGCCGGCGACGATGAAGGCCGCGAGGGCCCGTTCGGCCGCGATGCCGGCGATGTTCACCTCGCACGCCAGCTTCTGCGCTCGGCGCTGCGCTCAAAATATCCGTGGAGCAAGGCTGAGGGCGCGCGCATCGCCGCAATTCTCGAACGCGCCGCCGCCGATATCATCCGCGGTGAGACGAAGGCGGAAGACTGA
- a CDS encoding MarR family transcriptional regulator, with protein sequence MTDDPLKLDTFICFALYSANHAMNRLYKPMLDELNLTYPQYLVMVTLWEEDGQTVGGIGEKLFLESSTLTPLLKRLEAAGFIQRTRSKEDERQVLIRLTSQGAALKKKAAGIPACILDASDTTASELTRLKAEVVKLREALSKNAA encoded by the coding sequence ATGACAGACGACCCGCTGAAACTGGATACTTTCATATGCTTCGCCCTCTATTCGGCGAACCATGCGATGAACCGGCTATACAAGCCGATGCTCGATGAGCTGAACCTCACCTATCCGCAATATCTCGTCATGGTGACGTTGTGGGAGGAGGATGGCCAGACCGTCGGTGGTATCGGCGAGAAGCTTTTTCTGGAATCAAGTACGCTGACGCCACTGCTGAAACGCCTGGAAGCAGCCGGCTTCATTCAGCGCACCCGCAGCAAGGAAGACGAGCGCCAGGTGCTGATCCGCCTCACGAGCCAAGGCGCGGCTTTGAAGAAGAAAGCCGCAGGCATTCCCGCCTGCATCCTTGATGCATCGGATACAACGGCGAGCGAGCTGACGCGCTTGAAAGCGGAAGTCGTCAAGCTACGCGAAGCGCTGAGCAAGAACGCGGCCTGA
- a CDS encoding tetratricopeptide repeat protein: protein MAFNDDSFIREVNEELRSDQLRFVWRRFGRLIIGAAVLIVLGTAAFSGYRYWSGRQAGSSGDQFIAALTLADQNKTDDALAALTTIEKSGSGSYPLLARMRAASLQAQKGDTAGAIAAFSAIGKESGVPAVIQDAARLRAAYLLVDTGAYDQVAAEAQELAVPANAFRHSAREVLGLAAYKADDFAKARQWFQAIVDDPQSPRNVGNRAQMLLDLITASGKAPVAKG from the coding sequence ATGGCATTCAACGACGATAGCTTCATCCGCGAGGTGAACGAGGAACTGCGTTCGGACCAATTGCGGTTCGTATGGCGCCGTTTTGGCCGGCTTATCATCGGCGCTGCCGTGCTCATCGTTCTCGGCACTGCCGCCTTTAGCGGCTACCGCTACTGGTCCGGTCGTCAGGCCGGTAGCAGCGGCGATCAGTTCATCGCCGCGCTGACGCTGGCTGATCAGAACAAGACGGACGATGCGCTGGCCGCGCTGACTACTATCGAGAAGAGCGGCAGCGGTTCCTATCCGCTGCTGGCACGCATGCGTGCCGCCTCGCTGCAGGCGCAGAAGGGCGATACGGCCGGCGCGATTGCGGCGTTCTCGGCCATTGGCAAGGAATCCGGCGTTCCGGCCGTTATCCAGGACGCGGCTCGCCTGCGTGCAGCCTATCTGCTTGTCGATACGGGCGCGTACGATCAGGTTGCCGCCGAGGCGCAGGAACTGGCCGTGCCGGCCAATGCTTTCCGGCATTCCGCGCGTGAGGTACTGGGTCTTGCTGCCTACAAGGCCGACGATTTCGCCAAGGCACGTCAATGGTTCCAGGCGATCGTCGACGATCCCCAGAGCCCGCGCAATGTCGGCAACCGCGCCCAGATGCTGCTCGACCTCATTACTGCATCCGGCAAGGCACCGGTCGCAAAAGGCTGA
- a CDS encoding DoxX family protein produces MFYATESPSSSRVQRVAGTILSGLIIAFLVFDGVIKLIPLPVVTETMEALGYSADPALARLLGAITLLCAVLYAIPQTSVLGAILFTGLLGGAMATHLRAGSPVFSHLLFGLYLGVIAWGGLYLRYEAVRKLIPFMR; encoded by the coding sequence ATGTTCTATGCAACAGAATCACCATCCAGTTCGCGCGTGCAACGTGTGGCCGGCACGATCCTCAGCGGCCTGATTATCGCCTTTCTTGTTTTCGACGGCGTGATCAAGCTCATTCCGTTGCCTGTGGTCACGGAGACCATGGAAGCGCTCGGCTATTCCGCCGATCCGGCTTTGGCGCGGCTGCTCGGCGCCATCACGCTTCTTTGCGCCGTTCTATATGCAATTCCGCAGACATCGGTTCTCGGGGCGATCCTTTTTACAGGGCTGCTCGGAGGAGCGATGGCAACGCATCTCAGGGCCGGCAGCCCGGTATTCTCGCATCTGCTGTTCGGTCTCTATCTCGGCGTAATTGCCTGGGGCGGGCTTTATCTTCGCTATGAAGCGGTTCGGAAATTGATTCCGTTTATGCGCTGA
- a CDS encoding polysaccharide deacetylase → MFRFVSFASLALSLALPAIAEAQDKPKQLVMISFDGAHDNALWTKSREIASRNGAHFTYFLSCTFLMNHDQAKAYQAPGQKVGKSNVGFAKSDDDVRTRIANIWGAHLEGHDISSHACGHFDGKAWTSADWQQEFMSARKALRDAWKNVGEADKEPAGWQEFATKDVKGFRAPYLSTSDGLVPAEKAMGFQYDASLVTKGPALPQVVDGLYRFGLPLIPEGPDHHPVIGMDYNLYVHHSKGVEDKADSKSFEDRTFDAFKAAFAKQYNGDRIPLQLGFHFVEMNDGAYWRALDRFVSDVCHKDGVACVSYSEAIPLIAARGKLQQG, encoded by the coding sequence ATGTTTCGTTTTGTCTCTTTCGCCTCCCTCGCCCTTTCCCTTGCCCTGCCGGCGATCGCCGAGGCTCAGGATAAGCCGAAGCAATTGGTGATGATCTCTTTCGACGGCGCACATGACAATGCGCTGTGGACGAAGAGCCGCGAGATCGCCTCGCGCAACGGCGCGCATTTCACCTACTTCCTTTCCTGCACCTTCCTGATGAACCACGATCAGGCCAAGGCCTATCAGGCGCCCGGACAGAAAGTCGGCAAGTCGAATGTCGGCTTCGCCAAGAGCGACGACGACGTGCGCACGCGCATCGCCAATATCTGGGGTGCCCATCTGGAAGGCCACGATATCTCCAGCCACGCCTGCGGCCATTTCGACGGCAAGGCGTGGACATCAGCGGACTGGCAACAGGAATTCATGAGCGCGCGCAAGGCGCTGCGCGACGCCTGGAAGAACGTCGGCGAAGCGGACAAGGAGCCTGCCGGCTGGCAGGAATTCGCAACGAAAGACGTCAAAGGCTTCCGCGCGCCCTATCTTTCCACCAGCGACGGCCTGGTGCCGGCCGAAAAGGCCATGGGCTTCCAATATGACGCCAGCCTGGTGACCAAGGGCCCCGCGTTGCCGCAGGTGGTCGACGGCCTCTACCGCTTCGGCCTGCCGCTCATCCCCGAGGGACCGGACCACCATCCGGTGATCGGCATGGACTATAATCTCTATGTCCACCATTCCAAGGGCGTCGAAGACAAGGCGGATTCCAAGTCCTTCGAAGACCGCACCTTCGATGCATTCAAAGCAGCTTTCGCCAAACAATATAACGGCGACCGCATCCCGCTGCAGCTCGGCTTTCATTTCGTCGAAATGAACGACGGCGCCTATTGGCGTGCCCTCGACCGCTTCGTCAGCGACGTCTGCCATAAGGACGGCGTTGCCTGCGTCAGCTATTCCGAGGCGATCCCATTGATCGCTGCTCGCGGCAAGCTGCAACAGGGGTGA